Proteins co-encoded in one candidate division KSB1 bacterium genomic window:
- a CDS encoding glycine C-acetyltransferase yields MANLSFLDDELNQLKEQGLFNTIRTIGSAQDAWIQVDGKKVLNMCANNYLGFANHSELKNAARQAIEDYGVGPAAVRSIAGTMTLHNELEEKLAKFKNVEAAISFQSGFNANLATVPTLMAADDVIFSDELNHASIIDACRLSKAKTVRWGHCDAQSLAEQLKAYSDARRKLVITDGVFSMDGDIAPLPEIVEVAQKYDAMVMVDDAHGEGVLGNSGRGIANHFGLDGVVDIEIGTMSKAFGVVGGYVAGKKKIVDFLRQRARPFLFSSAAPPADVASCIKAVDILTESGDLVEKLWDNTKYFQDKLRELGFDLGVTVTPITPVMVGEAKKAQNFSKSLFENGIFGMAISFPTVPKGKDRIRLMNSATHSKEDLDFAVGVFEKVGKQIGII; encoded by the coding sequence ATGGCGAATTTGAGTTTTCTCGATGACGAATTAAATCAATTAAAAGAACAAGGTTTGTTTAATACCATTCGAACGATTGGCAGTGCCCAGGACGCCTGGATTCAAGTGGACGGCAAGAAAGTGCTGAACATGTGCGCCAACAATTATTTGGGCTTCGCCAATCATTCTGAGTTAAAAAACGCGGCCAGGCAAGCCATTGAAGATTACGGCGTTGGTCCCGCCGCAGTGCGCAGCATTGCCGGCACGATGACCTTGCACAATGAATTAGAAGAAAAGCTGGCCAAATTTAAAAACGTTGAAGCGGCGATTTCCTTTCAATCGGGGTTTAATGCAAATCTGGCGACCGTGCCAACACTCATGGCAGCCGACGATGTGATTTTTTCAGATGAGCTGAATCATGCCAGCATTATCGACGCCTGCAGGCTGTCAAAAGCAAAAACCGTTCGCTGGGGTCATTGTGACGCCCAATCTTTGGCGGAACAGCTAAAAGCTTATTCGGATGCACGCCGCAAATTGGTCATAACCGATGGCGTGTTCAGCATGGACGGAGATATCGCGCCGCTTCCTGAGATAGTTGAGGTCGCGCAAAAATATGACGCCATGGTTATGGTTGACGACGCCCACGGTGAAGGTGTTCTCGGAAATTCAGGCCGTGGGATTGCAAATCACTTTGGGCTGGATGGTGTTGTTGACATCGAAATCGGTACAATGTCCAAAGCTTTTGGCGTAGTTGGCGGGTATGTTGCCGGCAAAAAGAAAATCGTGGATTTTTTGCGACAGCGGGCAAGACCATTTTTGTTCTCAAGCGCAGCACCCCCGGCAGATGTCGCTTCCTGTATCAAAGCGGTTGATATTTTAACCGAATCAGGGGATTTGGTTGAAAAGCTCTGGGATAATACAAAATATTTTCAGGATAAGCTGCGGGAGTTAGGATTTGATCTTGGCGTGACCGTAACCCCGATTACTCCGGTCATGGTTGGCGAGGCGAAAAAAGCTCAGAACTTCAGCAAATCACTTTTTGAAAACGGCATTTTTGGCATGGCGATCAGCTTTCCAACCGTGCCAAAAGGGAAAGACCGCATCCGATTGATGAATTCAGCGACTCACTCGAAGGAGGATCTGGATTTTGCAGTTGGAGTATTTGAAAAAGTCGGTAAGCAAATAGGAATTATTTAA